The following are from one region of the Bradyrhizobium sediminis genome:
- a CDS encoding DUF3551 domain-containing protein: protein MRILALAILTIATLLTAKPTLAQTYSPDYPVCLQVYQGWRDYYFECAYTSLAQCNMSASGRAAQCIINPYYAGAKAAPGRRDRRHRRVD from the coding sequence ATGCGCATTCTGGCTTTGGCGATTTTGACAATCGCAACGCTTCTGACAGCGAAGCCGACGCTGGCCCAGACTTATAGCCCGGATTATCCGGTCTGCCTGCAAGTCTACCAGGGTTGGAGGGACTATTACTTCGAATGCGCTTATACCTCGCTGGCACAGTGCAATATGTCGGCATCGGGCCGCGCTGCACAGTGCATCATCAATCCATATTACGCGGGCGCAAAAGCGGCACCGGGACGACGAGACCGGCGGCATCGCCGCGTCGATTGA
- the hpnO gene encoding aminobacteriohopanetriol synthase HpnO yields the protein MLYSNLDVSEMFVDRQAQRSSMHARHLNEQLVRVLKTIGYDVGFQKGQGQYLYDRDGARYLDLLSGFGVFAIGRNHPALRKALKSVLDADLPNLVQLDVSTLAGVLAERLLKYVPWLDKVFFANSGAETVEAAIKFARGATRRPGIVYCEHAFHGLSYGALSLTDDPNFRAGFEPLLPGCTSIPFNDLAALERALSSREVAAFIVEPIQGKGVNMPTDEFLPGAAALCRKYGTLFIADEIQTGIGRTGRFLAIEHWNVEPDMVLLAKALSGGHVPVGALLTRKSIFDKIFNQMDRAVVHGSTFAKNDLAMAAGIATLEVMEAEKLVEQAAKRGAELRLALTRMVPGYELMKEVRGKGLMIGVEFGPPKSLKLKASWNLLESANKGLFCQLITVPLFKDHKILTQVSGHGSHTIKLLPPLTITQEDCTWIETAFDTVIAASHKVPGAIWSLGKTLVDNAVRKSA from the coding sequence ATGCTATATTCAAATCTAGACGTTTCCGAGATGTTTGTGGACCGGCAGGCGCAGCGCAGTTCCATGCATGCCCGCCACCTCAATGAGCAGCTGGTACGGGTTCTCAAGACCATCGGCTACGACGTCGGCTTTCAGAAGGGGCAGGGCCAGTACCTGTACGATCGCGACGGCGCGCGCTACCTCGATCTACTGAGCGGATTTGGCGTTTTTGCGATTGGCCGCAACCATCCGGCGCTGCGCAAGGCGTTGAAGAGCGTTCTCGATGCCGATCTGCCCAATCTCGTGCAACTCGACGTCTCGACGCTGGCGGGCGTGCTGGCCGAACGGCTGCTCAAATACGTCCCCTGGCTGGACAAGGTGTTCTTCGCCAATTCCGGGGCTGAAACCGTCGAGGCCGCGATCAAGTTCGCGCGCGGCGCCACCCGACGCCCCGGCATCGTCTATTGTGAGCATGCGTTTCACGGATTGTCTTACGGCGCACTGTCGCTGACTGACGATCCGAACTTCCGCGCCGGATTCGAACCGCTGCTGCCCGGATGCACCTCGATCCCCTTCAACGATCTCGCCGCGCTCGAGCGGGCGCTGTCGTCGCGCGAGGTCGCCGCCTTCATCGTCGAGCCGATCCAGGGCAAGGGCGTCAACATGCCCACCGATGAATTCCTGCCCGGCGCTGCAGCGCTTTGCCGCAAATACGGCACCCTGTTCATCGCCGACGAAATCCAGACCGGTATCGGCCGCACCGGGCGCTTCCTCGCGATCGAGCACTGGAATGTCGAACCCGACATGGTGCTCCTGGCGAAGGCATTGTCGGGCGGTCACGTTCCGGTCGGCGCGCTTTTGACCCGCAAGAGCATCTTCGACAAGATCTTCAATCAGATGGACCGTGCGGTGGTGCACGGATCGACCTTTGCGAAGAACGATCTGGCAATGGCCGCCGGAATCGCGACACTGGAAGTGATGGAGGCCGAGAAGCTGGTCGAGCAGGCGGCCAAGCGCGGCGCCGAACTGCGGCTGGCGCTGACCCGGATGGTGCCGGGCTACGAATTGATGAAGGAAGTCCGCGGCAAGGGACTGATGATCGGCGTCGAGTTCGGCCCGCCGAAATCGCTGAAGCTGAAGGCGTCGTGGAATTTGCTGGAGAGCGCCAACAAGGGCCTGTTCTGCCAGCTCATCACCGTGCCGCTGTTCAAGGATCACAAGATCCTGACGCAGGTCTCCGGCCACGGCAGCCACACCATCAAGCTGTTGCCGCCGCTGACTATCACGCAGGAAGACTGCACCTGGATCGAGACGGCGTTCGACACCGTCATCGCCGCCAGCCACAAGGTCCCCGGCGCGATCTGGTCGCTCGGCAAGACGCTGGTCGACAACGCCGTGCGGAAGTCGGCGTAG
- a CDS encoding DUF2147 domain-containing protein has translation MRTVAYCGLFLATGLVPALAADPTGDWRVSDGVANIRVAECNGSMWGVVAWEKTPGGRDKNNPDVSKQNRPTLAMPILIDMKKKAAVDAWEGQVYNAKDGQFYSSTIKPVGADQLEIQGCVLGFLCGGETWTRVAGPIPSSPANSMAKGAPKATGALPKAAAAAAPAAPKTTGSAKANQKQAAGQPGDIGDICLLPDIARFAH, from the coding sequence ATGCGCACCGTCGCCTATTGCGGTCTGTTTTTGGCCACCGGACTTGTTCCGGCGCTGGCTGCAGATCCGACCGGTGACTGGCGGGTGTCGGACGGGGTCGCCAACATCCGGGTTGCCGAATGCAATGGCAGCATGTGGGGCGTGGTTGCATGGGAGAAAACGCCTGGAGGCCGCGACAAGAACAATCCCGATGTCTCAAAACAGAACAGGCCGACCCTGGCCATGCCGATCCTGATCGACATGAAGAAGAAAGCCGCCGTCGATGCGTGGGAAGGCCAAGTCTATAACGCCAAGGACGGCCAGTTCTACAGTTCGACGATCAAGCCGGTCGGTGCCGATCAGCTCGAGATTCAAGGCTGCGTGCTCGGCTTTCTCTGCGGCGGCGAAACCTGGACCCGCGTCGCGGGCCCGATTCCCTCGAGCCCCGCCAACAGCATGGCCAAGGGCGCCCCGAAAGCCACGGGAGCCCTGCCCAAAGCCGCGGCAGCCGCCGCTCCGGCTGCGCCGAAGACCACCGGCTCGGCCAAAGCGAATCAGAAGCAGGCGGCCGGGCAGCCCGGCGACATCGGCGATATCTGCCTACTCCCCGATATCGCGCGGTTTGCCCATTAG
- a CDS encoding MMPL family transporter, which produces MLTSIVVSIVKACTRFALPTVLVALILAIAAGFYTARNFAINTDINTLISPDLDWRKRDNQFGEAFDRERTILAVVEAPTPELTSTAAAALAHKLVGDTRHFESVQQLGAGEFFEKNGLLFLSVEEVGRLTGQFSSAAPLIEIMAGDPSIRGLTGALETGLAGVKRGQFKLDSTERPFNLIAQTVENVLIKGAATFSWRELVSDKPLTDSDRRAFIEFKPILDFNALEPGKAATDAIRQAASELNLAGGYDARVRLTGPVPIANEEFSTVQDGAIVNGIGTVLVVLVILWMALHSSKIIFAVFLNLFIGLSITTAVGLMMVGSLNLLSIAFAVLFVGLGVDFGIQFSVRYRSERFKNDDLALALERAAERSAVPLSLAAMATAAGFLCFLPTDYKGISELGKIAGVGMLAAFLTSITVLPALLKLLNPPGESEPVGYAFLAPVDEFLEKHRVGIIAGTLLVAVAGLPLLYFMKFDFNPINLRNSQVESIATFLDLRKDPNTGANAINVMTKSEADAKKIEARLEKVPEVLRVISLDSFVPGGQPAKLKLIAQGAKVLEPALNPESIDAPPSDQENVEALKGSAESLRKAAGDAKGPGAVASRRLADALSKLAESDEATRDKAQAAFVTPLKVVLDQLKNSLQAAPVSLKTLPANLVAAWKTKDGLMRVEALPRGDPNDNDTLRKFAGAVLEAEPNAIGGPVSILKSGDTVVKAFIHAGIWALVVISVLLWLALRRVTDVLLTLVPLLVAGAVTLEICVLIGLPLNFANIVALPLLLGVGVAFKIYYVTAWRSGRTNLLQTSLTRAIFFSALTTATAFGSLWLSSHPGTASMGKLLALSLVTTLAAVLLFQPALMGKPRDIGE; this is translated from the coding sequence GTGCTGACAAGTATTGTTGTCTCGATTGTTAAGGCTTGCACGCGGTTCGCCCTCCCAACTGTCCTGGTCGCGCTCATCCTGGCGATAGCGGCGGGCTTCTACACGGCCCGGAACTTCGCCATCAACACCGACATCAACACCCTGATTTCGCCCGATCTGGACTGGCGCAAGCGGGACAATCAATTCGGCGAGGCCTTCGATCGCGAGCGCACCATCCTGGCCGTGGTGGAGGCGCCGACGCCCGAGCTGACCAGCACCGCGGCCGCCGCGCTTGCGCACAAGCTCGTCGGCGACACCAGGCATTTCGAATCGGTCCAGCAACTCGGGGCGGGGGAATTCTTCGAGAAGAACGGCCTGTTGTTCCTCTCCGTCGAGGAGGTCGGCAGGCTGACCGGCCAGTTCTCGTCCGCCGCCCCGCTGATCGAGATCATGGCTGGCGATCCCAGCATTCGCGGCCTGACCGGCGCGCTGGAGACCGGCCTTGCCGGCGTCAAGCGCGGCCAGTTCAAGCTCGATAGTACCGAGCGGCCGTTCAACCTGATCGCCCAGACGGTCGAGAATGTGCTGATCAAGGGGGCTGCCACCTTCTCCTGGCGCGAACTCGTCAGCGACAAGCCGTTGACCGATTCCGACCGGCGTGCCTTCATCGAATTCAAGCCGATCCTCGATTTCAATGCGCTGGAGCCCGGCAAGGCTGCGACCGATGCCATCCGGCAGGCGGCCTCCGAACTCAACCTGGCCGGCGGATATGACGCCCGGGTCAGATTGACCGGGCCGGTTCCGATCGCCAACGAGGAGTTCTCGACCGTTCAGGACGGCGCGATCGTCAACGGTATCGGCACCGTCCTGGTCGTGCTGGTCATCCTCTGGATGGCGCTGCATTCGTCGAAGATCATCTTCGCCGTGTTCCTCAACCTCTTCATCGGACTTTCGATCACCACGGCGGTGGGCCTGATGATGGTCGGTTCGCTGAACCTGCTCTCGATCGCCTTTGCCGTGCTGTTCGTCGGACTGGGCGTAGATTTCGGCATCCAGTTCAGCGTCCGCTACCGTTCGGAGCGTTTCAAGAACGACGATCTGGCGCTGGCGCTGGAGAGGGCGGCCGAACGCTCGGCGGTGCCGCTCTCGCTCGCCGCGATGGCAACGGCGGCCGGCTTCCTGTGTTTTCTGCCGACCGACTACAAGGGCATTTCCGAGCTCGGCAAGATCGCCGGCGTGGGCATGCTGGCGGCTTTCCTGACCAGCATCACGGTGCTGCCGGCGCTGCTGAAACTGCTCAATCCGCCCGGCGAAAGCGAGCCGGTCGGCTACGCGTTCCTGGCGCCGGTCGATGAGTTCCTCGAAAAGCACCGCGTCGGGATCATCGCCGGCACGCTGCTGGTCGCGGTGGCCGGCCTGCCGCTGTTGTACTTCATGAAGTTCGACTTCAACCCGATCAACCTGCGCAATTCGCAGGTCGAGTCGATCGCGACCTTTCTGGACCTGAGAAAGGACCCGAACACCGGCGCCAACGCCATCAACGTGATGACGAAATCGGAAGCCGACGCCAAGAAGATCGAAGCGAGACTTGAGAAAGTACCTGAAGTGCTTCGCGTGATATCTCTGGACAGTTTTGTGCCCGGCGGCCAGCCGGCCAAGCTGAAGCTGATCGCGCAAGGGGCGAAGGTGCTCGAGCCCGCGCTCAATCCGGAGTCGATCGACGCCCCGCCCTCCGACCAGGAGAATGTCGAGGCCTTGAAGGGATCGGCGGAGAGCCTGCGCAAGGCCGCCGGCGACGCCAAGGGCCCGGGGGCGGTAGCCTCGCGCCGGCTCGCCGACGCGCTGTCGAAACTCGCCGAATCGGACGAGGCGACGCGGGACAAGGCCCAGGCCGCTTTCGTCACGCCGCTGAAAGTGGTGCTCGACCAGCTCAAGAACTCGCTGCAGGCGGCGCCGGTCAGCCTGAAGACGCTGCCGGCCAACCTGGTCGCGGCCTGGAAAACCAAGGACGGCCTGATGCGTGTCGAGGCGCTGCCGCGCGGCGATCCCAACGACAACGATACGCTGCGCAAGTTCGCCGGCGCCGTTCTGGAAGCCGAGCCGAATGCGATCGGGGGGCCGGTATCGATTCTCAAGTCCGGCGACACCGTCGTGAAGGCCTTCATTCACGCCGGCATCTGGGCGCTGGTCGTGATCAGCGTTCTGCTCTGGCTGGCGTTGCGGCGGGTCACCGACGTGCTGCTGACACTGGTTCCGCTGCTGGTGGCGGGGGCGGTGACGCTGGAAATCTGCGTGCTGATCGGGCTGCCGCTCAACTTCGCCAATATCGTCGCGCTGCCGCTGCTGCTCGGCGTCGGCGTCGCGTTCAAGATCTATTACGTCACCGCCTGGCGGTCGGGCAGGACGAATCTGCTGCAGACCAGCCTGACGCGCGCGATCTTCTTCAGCGCGCTGACGACCGCCACGGCGTTCGGAAGCCTGTGGCTATCGAGTCATCCGGGAACCGCGAGCATGGGCAAGCTGCTGGCGCTCTCGCTCGTCACCACGCTCGCCGCGGTGCTGCTGTTCCAGCCGGCGCTAATGGGCAAACCGCGCGATATCGGGGAGTAG
- the ispH gene encoding 4-hydroxy-3-methylbut-2-enyl diphosphate reductase: MKVYLAQPRGFCAGVVRAIEIVERALEKYGPPVYVRHEIVHNKYVVESLKNKGAIFVEDLSEVPPLSVTVFSAHGVARSVEEEAAVRGLPVLNATCPLVTKVHNQGKRYMSKGRALVLIGHAGHPEVEGTMGQVPGPVTLVQNVDDVAALTLPADTPVAYITQTTLSVDDTKDIISALQARFTDIQGPDIRDICYATQNRQSAVRDLSKLVDVILVVGATNSSNSNRLREIGTEVGVASYLIADGSELNPEWLKDAKAVGITAGASAPEVLVDDVIEALRRIGPVKVSVLPGREENIEFRLPAELTTG, translated from the coding sequence ATGAAAGTGTATCTTGCGCAACCGCGTGGATTTTGCGCGGGCGTCGTGCGCGCCATCGAGATCGTCGAGCGCGCGCTCGAGAAATACGGCCCGCCGGTCTATGTCCGCCACGAGATCGTTCACAACAAATACGTGGTCGAGAGCCTGAAGAACAAGGGCGCCATCTTCGTCGAAGATCTCTCCGAGGTGCCGCCGCTTTCGGTCACGGTCTTCAGCGCCCACGGCGTCGCCCGGAGCGTGGAGGAGGAAGCCGCGGTGCGCGGCCTGCCCGTCCTCAACGCCACCTGCCCGCTGGTGACCAAGGTCCACAACCAGGGCAAGCGCTACATGTCGAAAGGCCGGGCTCTGGTCCTGATCGGCCATGCCGGCCATCCCGAGGTCGAGGGCACCATGGGCCAGGTCCCCGGCCCCGTGACGCTGGTCCAGAACGTCGACGACGTGGCCGCCCTGACCCTGCCGGCGGACACCCCGGTGGCCTACATCACCCAGACCACGCTCAGCGTGGATGACACAAAAGACATCATTTCCGCCCTCCAGGCCCGATTTACGGATATTCAAGGCCCAGACATCCGGGATATCTGCTATGCGACACAGAACCGCCAATCTGCGGTAAGGGACCTGAGCAAGCTCGTGGACGTTATCTTGGTGGTGGGGGCCACCAATAGTTCCAACTCCAACCGGCTTCGCGAAATCGGCACCGAGGTCGGGGTCGCGAGTTATCTGATCGCCGACGGCAGCGAGTTGAACCCCGAATGGCTGAAGGACGCCAAGGCCGTCGGCATCACCGCCGGCGCCTCGGCTCCGGAAGTGCTGGTCGATGACGTGATCGAGGCGTTGCGGCGTATCGGCCCGGTGAAGGTCTCCGTGCTTCCGGGCCGCGAAGAAAATATCGAATTCCGGCTTCCGGCCGAACTGACTACGGGCTGA
- the hpnH gene encoding adenosyl-hopene transferase HpnH — MAIPFFKEMRIGGYMLKQKLLGRKRYPLVLMLEPLFRCNLECVGCGKIDYPDAILNRRMSAQECWDAADECGAPMVAIPGGEPLIHKEIGEIVRGLVARKKFVSLCTNALLLEKKLDLFEPSPYLFFSVHLDGLKDHHDKAVSQKGVFDRAVSAIKAAKARGFAVNVNATIFDGHAAEDIAKFLDFTTELGVGVSMSPGYAYERAPDQEHFLNRTKTKKLFRDVFALGKGKKWNFMHSGLFLDFLAGNQDFECTPWGMPARNIFGWQKPCYLLGEGYTKTFKELMETTDWETYGTGKYEKCADCMAHCGYEPTAANAALSNPLKALWVSLRGVKTTGPMAPEISLEKQRPAQYIFSAEVQKRLSEIRRDEAAAAQLKEQQKASTAA, encoded by the coding sequence ATGGCAATACCGTTCTTCAAAGAGATGCGTATCGGCGGCTACATGCTGAAGCAGAAGCTGCTTGGCCGGAAGCGCTATCCGCTGGTCTTGATGCTCGAGCCGTTGTTTCGCTGCAACCTCGAATGCGTCGGCTGCGGCAAGATCGACTATCCCGACGCGATCCTCAACCGCCGCATGTCGGCGCAGGAATGCTGGGATGCCGCCGACGAATGCGGCGCACCGATGGTGGCTATCCCCGGTGGCGAGCCGCTGATCCACAAGGAGATCGGCGAGATCGTCCGCGGCCTGGTCGCACGCAAGAAATTCGTGTCGTTGTGCACCAACGCGCTGCTCCTGGAGAAGAAGCTCGATCTGTTCGAGCCGTCGCCCTACCTGTTCTTCTCGGTGCATCTGGACGGCCTGAAGGACCATCACGACAAGGCGGTTTCGCAGAAGGGCGTGTTCGATCGCGCGGTCTCGGCGATCAAGGCTGCGAAAGCCAGGGGCTTTGCGGTCAACGTCAACGCCACCATCTTCGACGGCCATGCCGCGGAAGACATCGCCAAATTCCTCGACTTCACCACTGAACTCGGCGTCGGCGTCTCGATGTCGCCGGGCTATGCCTATGAGCGTGCGCCCGACCAGGAGCACTTCCTCAACCGCACCAAGACCAAGAAGCTGTTCCGCGACGTGTTCGCGCTCGGCAAGGGCAAGAAGTGGAACTTCATGCATTCCGGCCTGTTCCTGGATTTTCTGGCCGGCAATCAGGATTTCGAATGCACCCCGTGGGGGATGCCGGCGCGCAACATCTTCGGCTGGCAGAAGCCCTGCTACCTGCTCGGCGAAGGCTACACCAAGACCTTCAAGGAATTGATGGAGACGACCGACTGGGAGACCTACGGCACCGGCAAGTACGAGAAGTGCGCCGACTGCATGGCGCATTGCGGCTACGAGCCGACGGCTGCGAACGCGGCGCTGAGCAATCCCCTGAAGGCGCTGTGGGTGTCGCTGCGCGGCGTCAAGACCACGGGTCCGATGGCGCCGGAGATCAGCCTCGAAAAGCAGCGTCCGGCGCAGTACATCTTCTCGGCGGAGGTGCAGAAGCGGCTGTCGGAGATTCGCCGTGACGAAGCCGCAGCCGCGCAATTGAAGGAACAGCAAAAGGCTTCAACCGCCGCCTGA
- a CDS encoding phosphorylase, with product MNLGAGDDVSAGNQIDSRPVLIVTGLVQEARIAAGPGMTVICSSSDPQQLRALLTVFDPATIRGVISFGVAGGLDPTLKSGDVVVATEVLAGDTRWLAGLALNEELIAGVALKRRRVVRGGLAGVEQVVAARACKAALRSETGAAAVDMESHIAAAYAAEAGLPFAALRVISDPATRALPALAMTAIKPNGDIDLRKVLRGVARNPMTLRALVSTGIDFNRALKSLRGCRGFLLGSEGFVTADL from the coding sequence GTGAATTTGGGGGCGGGGGACGATGTGTCCGCGGGCAATCAAATTGATTCGCGGCCGGTTCTGATTGTGACTGGATTGGTGCAGGAAGCCCGCATAGCGGCCGGGCCCGGCATGACCGTTATCTGCAGCAGTAGCGATCCGCAGCAATTGCGGGCCCTGCTGACCGTGTTCGACCCGGCGACGATCCGTGGCGTCATCAGCTTCGGCGTCGCAGGCGGGCTGGACCCGACATTGAAATCGGGCGACGTCGTGGTGGCGACCGAGGTGCTGGCCGGCGATACCCGCTGGCTGGCCGGTCTGGCGCTCAACGAAGAACTGATCGCCGGCGTCGCGCTCAAGCGCCGGCGCGTGGTCAGGGGCGGGCTTGCCGGCGTCGAGCAAGTGGTCGCCGCCCGGGCCTGCAAGGCAGCGCTGCGCTCGGAGACCGGAGCAGCCGCCGTCGACATGGAGAGCCACATCGCGGCCGCCTACGCCGCCGAAGCCGGCCTGCCCTTCGCCGCCCTGCGGGTCATCAGCGATCCCGCCACCCGCGCGCTTCCGGCGCTGGCGATGACCGCGATCAAGCCGAACGGCGATATCGATCTGCGCAAGGTGCTGCGGGGGGTGGCGCGCAACCCGATGACGCTGCGCGCGCTGGTCTCGACCGGGATCGATTTCAATCGGGCGCTGAAGAGCCTGCGCGGCTGCCGGGGCTTTTTGCTCGGCAGCGAAGGCTTCGTCACGGCGGATCTCTGA
- the shc gene encoding squalene--hopene cyclase, with protein MSSKMHSGSKSVGIESGALEGSIASATRGLLGYRQPDGHWVFELEADCTIPAEYVLLRHYLGEPRDAALEAKIANYLRRVQGAHGGWALVHDGDFDMSASVKAYFALKMIGDSIDAPHMGRAREAIRSRGGAIHSNVFTRFMLSMFGVLTWRSVPVLPVEIMLLPMWSPFHLNKISYWARTTIVPLMVLAALKPRAKNVSGVGIDELFLQKPHSIGMTAKAPHQSAGWFYLFRGLDAILRTIEPLFPKKLRARAIDAAVAFVEERLNGEDGLGAIYPPMANTVMMYEVLGKPADYPPRAITRRGIDKLLVIGEHEAYCQPCVSPVWDTALTCHALIEAGSEAALSPAKQGLDWLKPKQVLDLKGDWAVKRPEVRPGGWAFQYNNAHYPDLDDTAVVVMAMDRARRASHDPEYDVAIARGREWIEGMQSTDGGWAAFDVDNLEYYLNNIPFSDHGALLDPPTEDVTARCVSMLAQLGETMETSKAVAAGVDYLRRTQLAEGSWYGRWGLNYIYGTWSVLCALNAAGVDHQDPTIRKAVDWLLSIQNEDGGWGEDAVSYRLDYRGFEGAPTTASQTAWALLGLMAAGEVGHPAVARGVEYLIATQTEKGLWDEQRYTATGFPRVFYLRYHGYPKFFPLWALARYRNLRNTNSKAVGVGM; from the coding sequence ATGTCGAGCAAGATGCATTCCGGCAGCAAATCAGTTGGAATTGAAAGCGGCGCCCTGGAGGGGAGCATCGCGTCGGCGACGCGCGGCCTGCTCGGCTACCGGCAGCCGGACGGACACTGGGTGTTCGAGCTGGAGGCCGATTGCACCATCCCGGCGGAGTATGTGCTGCTTCGCCATTATCTCGGCGAACCCCGCGACGCCGCGCTCGAAGCCAAGATCGCCAATTACCTGCGCCGGGTGCAGGGCGCCCATGGCGGCTGGGCGCTGGTGCACGACGGCGATTTCGACATGAGCGCCAGCGTGAAGGCCTATTTCGCGCTGAAGATGATCGGCGATTCCATTGACGCCCCGCACATGGGGCGGGCGCGCGAGGCGATCCGGTCGCGAGGCGGCGCCATCCACAGCAATGTCTTCACACGCTTCATGCTGTCGATGTTCGGCGTGCTGACATGGCGGAGCGTGCCGGTGTTGCCGGTCGAGATCATGCTGCTGCCGATGTGGTCGCCATTTCATCTCAACAAGATTTCCTACTGGGCGCGCACCACGATCGTGCCGTTGATGGTGCTGGCGGCGCTGAAGCCGCGCGCCAAGAATGTCAGCGGGGTCGGGATCGATGAACTGTTCCTGCAGAAACCGCATTCGATCGGAATGACGGCCAAGGCGCCGCACCAAAGCGCGGGCTGGTTCTATCTGTTCCGCGGGCTCGATGCGATATTGCGGACGATCGAGCCGCTGTTTCCGAAGAAATTGCGCGCCCGCGCGATCGATGCTGCGGTTGCCTTCGTCGAGGAACGGCTGAACGGCGAAGACGGACTTGGCGCGATCTATCCGCCGATGGCCAACACCGTGATGATGTACGAAGTGCTCGGCAAGCCGGCGGATTATCCGCCGCGCGCCATCACACGGCGAGGCATCGACAAGCTTCTGGTGATCGGCGAGCACGAGGCCTATTGCCAGCCTTGCGTCTCGCCGGTGTGGGACACCGCGCTGACCTGTCATGCGCTGATCGAAGCCGGCAGCGAAGCGGCGTTGTCCCCGGCCAAACAGGGGCTGGACTGGCTGAAGCCGAAGCAGGTGCTGGATCTCAAGGGCGACTGGGCGGTGAAGCGGCCGGAGGTTCGCCCCGGCGGCTGGGCGTTCCAGTACAACAATGCCCATTACCCTGACCTCGACGACACTGCTGTCGTGGTGATGGCGATGGATCGCGCCCGTCGCGCCAGCCACGACCCGGAATACGATGTCGCGATTGCCCGCGGCCGCGAGTGGATCGAGGGCATGCAAAGCACCGATGGTGGCTGGGCCGCCTTCGATGTCGATAATCTCGAATACTACCTCAACAACATTCCGTTCTCCGATCATGGCGCGCTGCTCGATCCGCCGACCGAGGACGTCACCGCGCGTTGCGTCTCGATGCTGGCGCAGCTCGGCGAGACCATGGAGACCAGCAAGGCCGTCGCCGCTGGGGTCGATTACCTCCGGCGGACCCAGCTCGCGGAGGGGTCGTGGTACGGCCGCTGGGGACTGAACTACATTTACGGCACTTGGTCGGTGCTGTGTGCGCTCAATGCCGCCGGCGTCGACCACCAGGACCCCACCATCCGCAAGGCCGTGGACTGGCTGCTGTCGATCCAGAACGAGGACGGCGGCTGGGGCGAGGATGCCGTCAGCTACCGACTCGATTACAGGGGGTTCGAGGGGGCGCCTACCACCGCCTCACAAACGGCATGGGCCTTGCTTGGTCTGATGGCGGCGGGCGAGGTCGGGCATCCGGCGGTCGCTCGCGGCGTGGAGTACCTAATAGCCACACAGACCGAAAAAGGGCTGTGGGACGAGCAGCGCTACACGGCAACGGGCTTTCCCAGGGTGTTTTATCTGCGTTATCATGGTTATCCGAAGTTCTTTCCGCTCTGGGCGTTGGCGCGGTATCGGAATCTGAGGAACACCAACAGCAAGGCGGTAGGGGTCGGAATGTGA